TGGAGCAGGAAGCGGTCCATGGCGCCGGCCACGGCAGCGGTCGCCAGGACGGACACCGCGAGGGCCCCGGCGAAGCCGAGGTCGTCGTGGAGTACGGCGGTGAGGTAGCCGCCGAGCAGGAGCAGGGAGCCGTGGGCGAAGTTCATGACGCCGGAGGCCTTGAAAATGATGACGAAGCCGAGGGCGACCAAGGCGTAGACCGCACCGAGGGCGAGGCCGTTGAAGACGTTGTCCAGGAGGGTGGTCATGCCGCGTCCTCCTGCTCGGCGCCGGTGCCGAGGTAGGCGCGCAGCACATCGGGGTCGCGGCGGACCTCGTCCGGGGTGCCGTGGGCGATGGCGCGGCCGAAGTCGAGGACGGTGACCTCGTCGGCGAGCCGCATCACCAGGCCCATGTCGTGCTCCACGAGCACGACGGACAGGCCGAGTTCGGCGCGTACGGTGTGCACGACCTCTACCGTGCGGGCGCGTTCGGCCGCGTTCATCCCGGCGACCGGCTCGTCCAGCAGCAGGACGCTGGGCTCCAGGCAGAGCGCGCGGGCGAACTCCACGCGCTTGCGGTCGCCGTAGGAGAGCAGGGCGACCGGGTGGTCGAAGTGCTGTGCGAGGCCGGTGAGTCCGGCGATGACGCGGGCCCGGTCGAGGTGTTCGCGTTGTTCGCGCCGTGCGTGCGGCAGGCGCAGTGCGCTGGCGGCGAACCCGGCCCGGGACAGGGCGTGGCGGCCGAGCATCAGGTTGTCGGCGACCGTGCCTTGAGTGGTGACGATGTTCTGGAAGGTGCGGGCCACGCCGAGGGCGGCGATGCGGTGCGGGGCCAGCCGGGTCAGGTCGGCGTCCCCGAGGCGCACGGTGCCCGTGGCAGGGCGGCACAGGCCCGACAGCACGTTGAAGCAGGTGGACTTGCCCGCTCCGTTGGGTCCGATGAGGGCATGGACCGAGCCCGGGGCGACGGTGAAGGACACCGCGTCCAGGGCGGTGAGCCCGGTGAACCGGACGGTCACGTCCGTCACGGTCAGTTCGGGCGGTGCGGTGGTGCGGACGGTCACGCGGCTCCCTGCCCCTCGGTGGTTCCGGCTCTCTGCGCGGTCTCGGTTCCCTCTTCGGGGGTCTCGCCCAGGTACAGCCGCTTCACGGCGTCCGTGCGGGCGAGTTCGTCGACGGGGCCGGAGAGCCGGACCTCGCCGACTTCCAGGACGTGGGCGGTGTCGGCGAGGGAGAGCGCCATGCCCGCGTTCTGCTCGACGAGCAGGACGGCGGTGCCCTGGGCGTTGATCTCGCGGACGACCTCGGCAATCCGGTGGACCATCTGCGGGGCGAGGCCCAGGGAGGGCTCGTCGAGGAGGAGCAGGCGGGGCGCGGCCATGAGGGCCCGGCCGATGGCGAGCATCTGCTGCTCGCCGCCGGAGAGCAGCCCGGCTGCCTGCCGGGTGCGTTCGGCGAGGCGCGGGAAGAGCGTGAGGACCCGCTCCCGGGCCTCGGCGACCTGGTCCGGGCGGCGCCGGCCGAGACCGAGGCCGCCGGAGCGCAGGTTCTCGTCGACGGTGAGTCCGGCGAAAACCCGGCGCCCCTCGGGGACCTGGACGACTCCGGCGCGCACCGCGGTGACCGGGTCGCGCCCGTCGAGTTCCGTCGTGCCGTAGCGGATGCGGCCGGCCGTGACCGCGCCGCGGTGCAGGCGCAGGGTGCCCGACACCGCCCGCAGCAAGGTCGTCTTGCCCGCGCCGTTGGCGCCGAGCAGTGCGACGACCGTGCCGTGCGGGACGGTCAGGGACACGGAGCGAAGGGCGGACAGGGCGCGGCCGTAGGTCACGTCGAGGCCCTCGACGTGCAGGGCGGGCTCTTCGTCCGGTGGTGCTTCGGGCATCACGGCTCCTCGGATCCATGCCGTCGGGCACGGGTGCTTCTGGGGAAGGGCAGCTC
This is a stretch of genomic DNA from Streptomyces hawaiiensis. It encodes these proteins:
- a CDS encoding ABC transporter ATP-binding protein, with product MTVRTTAPPELTVTDVTVRFTGLTALDAVSFTVAPGSVHALIGPNGAGKSTCFNVLSGLCRPATGTVRLGDADLTRLAPHRIAALGVARTFQNIVTTQGTVADNLMLGRHALSRAGFAASALRLPHARREQREHLDRARVIAGLTGLAQHFDHPVALLSYGDRKRVEFARALCLEPSVLLLDEPVAGMNAAERARTVEVVHTVRAELGLSVVLVEHDMGLVMRLADEVTVLDFGRAIAHGTPDEVRRDPDVLRAYLGTGAEQEDAA
- a CDS encoding ABC transporter ATP-binding protein gives rise to the protein MPEAPPDEEPALHVEGLDVTYGRALSALRSVSLTVPHGTVVALLGANGAGKTTLLRAVSGTLRLHRGAVTAGRIRYGTTELDGRDPVTAVRAGVVQVPEGRRVFAGLTVDENLRSGGLGLGRRRPDQVAEARERVLTLFPRLAERTRQAAGLLSGGEQQMLAIGRALMAAPRLLLLDEPSLGLAPQMVHRIAEVVREINAQGTAVLLVEQNAGMALSLADTAHVLEVGEVRLSGPVDELARTDAVKRLYLGETPEEGTETAQRAGTTEGQGAA